Proteins from a single region of Chryseobacterium scophthalmum:
- a CDS encoding phosphoenolpyruvate carboxylase, translating to MIHDQRAEKFRQIVENKFQIYNSLFMSLPYDKMTNIGMLLPFLCEESKNGYDEGKTPVEIVEEFFKNHTDLETEEQKLELLFKIIQYIERQVVLFDSIEDAAFPGLHSESDNGTVTNLYERSFHDHKLEKVREKLKDFTVKVVFTAHPTQFYPSSVQRIIHDLRKAITDDSITNIDTLLQQLGKTPFVNKEKPTPIDEALSIIHYLRYVYYDTIGELFTKIRKTFDNGHFNLHEDIIQLGFWPGGDRDGNPFVTAPVTKRVSEELRTAILKSYYGNLKDVRRRLSFRGVSEILTQLSNELYTAIFRNEKITTEDILKRLNDVEKILINEHNSLFLDLLQNFRDRVKIFGTHFATLDIRQDSRIHQKVIDDVYTKLFENSDADYVEKFNKLIEVSEKIETESFDEIVSDTLVNVAQIKEIQELNGLRGMNRYIISNSDAVKDVMNVYAFFKISGYKDEEIDMDIVPLFETMEGLANAENVMNELYQNPVYQKHLKRRGNQQTIMLGFSDGTKDGGYLKANWEIYKAKEVLTKLSEENGIKVIFFDGRGGPPARGGGKTHDFYASQGKTIANNKIELTIQGQTITSIFGNKEQAKYNFEQLLTAGVENDVFKNSKKDLTEKERALIIELADISYQKYSDLKAHPMFVPYLQEMSTLEYYGKTNIGSRPSKRGGDSELKFEDLRAIPFVGSWSQLKQNVPGFFGFGFAMQQMKEQGRFEEVIDLYKGSDFFKTLVLNSMMSMNKSYFPLTYYIKNNPKFGEFWNVLFSEYNLSKDIMLELTGFKQLQQEDPLSRKSVKIRERIVLPLLSIQQYALMKIQKGEGNKEAYEKLVTRSLFGNINASRNSA from the coding sequence ATGATACACGACCAGCGCGCAGAAAAATTCAGGCAGATTGTGGAAAATAAGTTCCAAATCTACAATTCATTATTTATGAGCCTGCCTTATGATAAAATGACCAATATCGGGATGTTGCTTCCGTTTCTTTGTGAAGAAAGTAAAAATGGTTATGATGAAGGGAAAACTCCTGTAGAAATCGTTGAAGAATTCTTTAAAAATCATACCGATTTAGAAACTGAAGAGCAAAAACTGGAACTGCTTTTTAAAATTATACAATATATTGAAAGACAGGTGGTTTTGTTTGATAGTATTGAGGATGCCGCATTTCCCGGATTGCATTCTGAAAGCGACAACGGAACGGTTACCAATCTTTATGAAAGATCTTTTCACGATCATAAATTAGAAAAAGTACGTGAAAAACTGAAAGATTTCACGGTTAAAGTTGTTTTTACAGCGCACCCGACTCAGTTTTATCCGAGTTCGGTTCAACGTATCATTCATGATTTAAGAAAGGCAATTACGGATGATTCTATTACCAATATTGATACACTTTTGCAGCAACTAGGAAAAACACCTTTTGTGAATAAAGAAAAGCCAACTCCGATTGATGAAGCGTTGAGTATCATTCATTATTTGCGATATGTGTATTATGATACGATTGGAGAATTATTTACGAAAATCAGAAAAACTTTTGATAACGGACATTTTAACCTGCATGAAGATATCATTCAGCTTGGTTTTTGGCCGGGAGGTGACCGCGATGGAAATCCTTTTGTGACGGCACCTGTTACGAAAAGAGTTTCGGAAGAGCTTCGTACCGCAATTCTGAAATCTTATTACGGGAATCTGAAGGATGTAAGAAGAAGGTTGAGCTTTAGAGGGGTATCTGAAATTTTAACGCAGCTAAGTAATGAACTATACACTGCGATTTTTAGAAATGAAAAAATTACTACAGAAGATATTTTAAAAAGACTGAACGATGTAGAAAAAATCTTAATCAACGAGCACAATTCTCTGTTTTTAGATTTGCTTCAGAATTTCAGAGATCGTGTGAAAATTTTCGGAACTCACTTTGCAACTTTAGACATTCGTCAGGATAGCAGAATTCACCAGAAAGTAATTGATGATGTTTATACAAAACTCTTTGAAAATTCAGACGCTGATTATGTTGAAAAATTCAATAAACTGATTGAAGTTTCAGAAAAAATTGAGACGGAATCTTTTGATGAAATTGTTTCAGATACACTCGTAAATGTTGCTCAAATCAAAGAAATTCAAGAGTTAAACGGGCTTCGTGGAATGAACCGATATATTATTTCAAATTCCGATGCTGTGAAAGATGTGATGAATGTGTATGCATTTTTCAAAATCTCAGGTTATAAAGATGAAGAAATTGATATGGATATTGTTCCGCTTTTCGAAACAATGGAAGGTCTTGCCAATGCTGAAAATGTGATGAATGAATTGTACCAAAATCCGGTTTATCAGAAACATTTGAAAAGAAGAGGAAATCAACAAACGATTATGCTTGGCTTTTCAGATGGTACAAAAGATGGTGGTTATCTTAAGGCAAACTGGGAAATTTATAAAGCAAAAGAAGTTCTCACCAAACTTTCAGAAGAAAACGGAATTAAAGTAATTTTCTTCGACGGAAGAGGCGGACCTCCTGCAAGAGGTGGCGGAAAAACCCACGATTTTTATGCATCACAAGGAAAAACAATTGCCAATAATAAAATTGAATTAACCATTCAAGGACAAACGATTACAAGTATTTTCGGGAATAAAGAACAGGCAAAATATAACTTTGAACAGCTTTTAACAGCCGGAGTTGAGAATGACGTTTTCAAAAATTCAAAAAAAGATTTAACCGAAAAAGAAAGAGCTTTAATTATCGAATTGGCGGATATCAGTTATCAAAAATATTCAGATTTAAAGGCACATCCTATGTTCGTTCCGTATTTGCAGGAAATGAGTACGTTGGAATATTACGGGAAAACCAATATTGGAAGCCGTCCTTCAAAACGTGGTGGCGATAGCGAACTTAAATTTGAAGATTTAAGAGCAATTCCTTTTGTGGGATCTTGGTCTCAACTGAAGCAGAATGTTCCCGGATTTTTCGGGTTTGGTTTTGCGATGCAGCAAATGAAAGAGCAGGGTAGGTTTGAGGAAGTAATCGATTTGTATAAAGGTTCAGATTTCTTTAAAACTTTAGTTTTAAACTCGATGATGAGTATGAACAAATCTTATTTCCCGTTAACGTATTACATTAAAAACAATCCGAAATTTGGTGAATTCTGGAATGTTTTATTTTCTGAATACAACCTTTCAAAAGATATTATGCTTGAATTGACAGGGTTTAAACAACTTCAGCAAGAAGATCCGTTATCAAGAAAGTCGGTGAAAATAAGAGAAAGAATTGTACTTCCTTTGTTGAGCATTCAGCAATATGCTTTAATGAAAATTCAGAAAGGTGAAGGTAATAAAGAAGCTTACGAAAAATTGGTAACACGTTCTTTATTTGGAAATATTAATGCAAGTAGAAATTCAGCGTAA